The Phycisphaerae bacterium genome contains a region encoding:
- a CDS encoding response regulator transcription factor has translation MTTGASCRTEGRIFSECEWRLLSDDLGFSPRQVQIVRCLFDGLSDKQVAAETRVSVPTVRTHLTRLFTRLNVQDRNELILYVFRRFRRRCIKSECPRCRRQSALAGGE, from the coding sequence GTGACGACCGGCGCCTCTTGTCGAACGGAAGGTCGGATCTTCTCCGAGTGCGAATGGCGGTTGCTCTCGGATGATCTGGGCTTCTCTCCGCGGCAGGTTCAGATCGTCCGGTGCCTGTTCGACGGCCTGAGCGACAAGCAGGTGGCGGCCGAGACGCGAGTGTCGGTTCCGACCGTGCGGACGCACCTGACGCGCCTCTTCACGCGGCTCAACGTCCAGGACCGCAACGAACTGATTCTGTACGTCTTCCGGCGGTTCCGGAGACGCTGCATCAAGTCGGAGTGCCCGCGCTGCCGGCGGCAGTCGGCCCTGGCGGGCGGCGAGTAG
- a CDS encoding helix-turn-helix transcriptional regulator, which produces MTRDEADDRLVDEGDAFSDREWDELIEALGLSGRQVQIARLILEGMSDKQIAAELRMSIATVRTHLSRLFAKLEVQNRNELILLVLRQFRTGCREADCLR; this is translated from the coding sequence GTGACGCGAGACGAAGCGGACGACCGTCTGGTCGACGAGGGCGACGCCTTCAGCGACCGCGAGTGGGATGAACTGATCGAGGCACTGGGCCTGTCGGGCCGCCAGGTGCAGATCGCACGGTTGATCTTGGAGGGCATGAGCGACAAACAGATCGCAGCGGAATTGCGGATGTCCATCGCCACCGTGCGAACGCATTTGAGTCGCCTGTTTGCCAAGCTGGAAGTTCAGAACCGTAACGAACTCATCCTCCTGGTGCTTCGCCAGTTCCGCACCGGATGCCGGGAGGCTGATTGTCTGCGGTAA